One Skermanella sp. TT6 genomic window, TTCCGGAGAAGGTCCAGGTTGCTGAGGATGACCATCAGCAGATTGTTGAAGTCGTGGGCAACTCCACCGGTCAGTTGGCCCAGCAGCTCGAGCTTCTGGGCTTCATGGAGCTTCGCCTGCGCCGCCTTCAGGTCGGAGATGTCGCGCCCCTCAGCCACCAGCAGGACGGTCCTGCCATGTTCGTCGGCGACACCCTTCAGCGAGAAGTCGATCAGGACCCGACGATCGTCCACGCCGGTGATCTCGGCCTCGTAGCGCACGAACTCGCCGCCTGCCGCCCGGGTGATCGCCTGGCGCAGCTTGTCCACGGCATCGGCGTCCGGACGCCACCACGGTGTTTCCCAGAACGGCATGCCGATCACGTCAGCCTGGCTCAGGCCGCCGAAATCCAGCGCCGCCCGGTTTATCTCCAGGACCGTCCCGTCGGGCCGGAGCAGGGTTATGTACTGGAACATGGAGTTGAAAATGCCGCGGAAACGCCTTTCCTCCTCCCGCATCCTGTCGTTCGCCACGCCGAGCTCGCGGGTGCGCTCCTCGACCTGCCCTTCCAGTTGGCGTCCCGACCGGACGAGGGTATCGTTGGAGACCGCGAGTTCCTCGCGCAGGATGGCCTCGCGCCGGCTCATGCGCAACGATACCGCCGTCAGCGCGGCCAGCCCGCACAGGAGAAGCGCGACCTGCCAGACGCTCTGGTGGAGGCTCTCGCGGAAAGGAATCAGCGCGCTGGAGACCGGCACGCTGGCGCTGACGATCACCGGCCAGGAAGCATGGCGCCGGAAGGAGAAGATCCGCTCTCCCCCGTCGAACGGTGACTGCACGCGGAAGGTACCGGAACGCCCGGCGAGAAGCGACCAGAAGGCCGAATGGTCCCTGTAGTTGCGGCCGATCTCCTGGGGCGCCATGCCGGTGCGGGCAATGACTCCGCCATCGAGGTTCCAGACCATCAACTGGACGCCCGCCCCCAGGTCGCTGGTCAGCGGAACCTGCTCGAAGAAGGTCGGACGCATCGAGATCTGGGCGATCCCGTCGAGAGACCCTTCGCTGTCACGAATCGCCCGGGAGTAGGTGAACAGGATTTCCCCGGAGAATCGGCCGATCAGAGCCTCTCCGATATGGCGGTCCGCTCCGGCCAAATGGTCCTTCAGCCAGGCGCGGTCGGTGAAATCGCCCGACGGCGCCGGGAACTGCGTCGTCAGCAACGCGGGTACTCCGTTGCGGTCGACCACGAAGATCTGCAGTCCGATGATCCGGCGCGCCAAGTCGGCCAGGTAACGGTGAGGTTCCAGCCGGTGGCGGATTTGCTCGACGCCGCCCTTCTGCCGGACGTAACGGACGACCTCCAGCGCGATCAGGTCGCTGGCCTCGAAAACCCTGTCGATATATTCCTCGGTCATGCGAGCAAGATCGCGGCTCGCAGACTCGGCCCTTGCGAGTTCGCGGTCGTACTCCGACCACAGCCAGACCGCCCGCATACCCACCAAGCTCAGCGCGAAGAACGCCGCCATCATCAGGATCAGCAGGTCCATGCGTCGCCGGATCAAAATTCAGC contains:
- a CDS encoding hybrid sensor histidine kinase/response regulator; this translates as MDLLILMMAAFFALSLVGMRAVWLWSEYDRELARAESASRDLARMTEEYIDRVFEASDLIALEVVRYVRQKGGVEQIRHRLEPHRYLADLARRIIGLQIFVVDRNGVPALLTTQFPAPSGDFTDRAWLKDHLAGADRHIGEALIGRFSGEILFTYSRAIRDSEGSLDGIAQISMRPTFFEQVPLTSDLGAGVQLMVWNLDGGVIARTGMAPQEIGRNYRDHSAFWSLLAGRSGTFRVQSPFDGGERIFSFRRHASWPVIVSASVPVSSALIPFRESLHQSVWQVALLLCGLAALTAVSLRMSRREAILREELAVSNDTLVRSGRQLEGQVEERTRELGVANDRMREEERRFRGIFNSMFQYITLLRPDGTVLEINRAALDFGGLSQADVIGMPFWETPWWRPDADAVDKLRQAITRAAGGEFVRYEAEITGVDDRRVLIDFSLKGVADEHGRTVLLVAEGRDISDLKAAQAKLHEAQKLELLGQLTGGVAHDFNNLLMVILSNLDLLRKRLPDDDRLRQFADSAIQAAERGTTLTQRLLAFARRQDLRPEVVDLRDLVGGMRDLVERSVGVGIRTVFDLPDGLPNVRVDANQLELALLNLVLNAKDAMREGGVLTISLRHQAADRDDSSQPRAGFVCLTVADNGCGMDDRTSRSCIEPFFTTKEPGKGSGLGLSMVHGLAVQSGGWLRILTQIGMGTRISIGLPAAGTVMPIKPLLSDAREEASAPPSCRVLLVEDDVLVGMGAEAVLQDMGHSVTLAHDGNHALEILDSAGPFDLIITDYAMPGMTGLDLIETLRSRYPDLPIVLASGYADLPNGAIPAGVARLCKPYRPPDLVAVLADLLGPGGPSNVIRFQRDPRAQ